From Salvia splendens isolate huo1 chromosome 16, SspV2, whole genome shotgun sequence, a single genomic window includes:
- the LOC121772107 gene encoding uncharacterized protein LOC121772107, which produces MKIATSSLAIVTALLLVVAQLPLGLTFSSMAPAFLWSSHLNGKKEMVDYRILAPRDLAKSTMTEGGWSKYLCSSEEVQGSNNFAFLFIGSELQSLEVSRPAKTDLALIDLLKDSFSNSNSSVAFPYVVAGEEKVSIESSLLSEFAETCQHNFGVSRIALVGSCSVDGENFDKINDVSSANDYLYSRIEKSSDGHTDLIVMCPGDSMLSQDNDQPHSESSILSQLLNAVNEMGAKYSFLYISDPFRYDEYVSHKGLERFLAEGTVGNVSANSTGCDEVCQIKSSLLEGLLVGFVLLIILISGLCCMMGIDTPTRFETPEAS; this is translated from the exons ATGAAGATTGCGACTTCTTCTTTGGCAATCGTGACTGCTCTTCTTCTTGTCGTGGCTCAGTTACCTCTGGGACTCACTTTCTCATCTATGGCCCCGGCATTCTTATGGTCGTCTCATCTAAATGG GAAGAAAGAAATGGTTGATTACAGAATCCTCGCTCCTAGGGATTTAGCCAAATCTACAATGACTGAAGGAGGATGGTCAAAATACCTG TGCTCAAGCGAGGAAGTTCAAGGATCCAATAACTTTGCCTTCCTTTTTATTGGATCAGAg TTGCAATCTCTGGAAGTTTCCAGACCCGCAAAGACTGATCTAGCACTTATTGACTTGCTTAAG GACTCATTTTCCAACTCCAATTCCTCTGTGGCTTTTCCTTATGTAGTTGCTGGAGAAGAGAAAGTATCCATAGAGAGTTCTCTGCTTTCTGAGTTTGCTGAAACTTGTCAGCATAATTTTGGAGTCAGTAGAATTGCTCTAGTGGGGTCATGTTCTGTGGATggtgaaaattttgataaaataaatgATGTTAGCTCGGCTAAT GACTACCTGTACTCAAGGATTGAAAAGTCTTCGGACGGGCACACTGATCTGATTGTCATGTGCCCTGGAGATTCCATGTTATCACAGGATAATGATCAACCACATTCTGAAA GCAGCATTCTTTCTCAACTCCTAAATGCAGTGAATGAGATGGGTGCAAAATATTCGTTCCTCTACATTTCTGATCCGTTTAGATATGATGAGTATGTCTCACACAAGGGACTGGAAAGGTTCCTTGCTGAAGGTACCGTGGGAAATGTCTCTGCTAATTCCACTGGCTGTGATGAAGTTTGCCAGATTAAGTCATCTCTTCTGGAGGGATTACTAGTG GGGTTTGTCTTGCTTATTATTTTGATATCAGGGCTTTGCTGCATGATGGGAATTGATACTCCTACAAGGTTCGAGACTCCAGAAGCATCTTGA
- the LOC121772334 gene encoding polypyrimidine tract-binding protein homolog 3 translates to MAEPSKVIHVRNVGHEIAESDLLQLFQPFGVIAKLVMLRAKNQALLQMQDVPSAVNALQFYSNVQPSIRGRNVYIQFSSHQELTIMDQSPQARGDEPNRILLVTIHHMLYPITVEVLHQVFSPHGFVEKIVTFQKSAGFQALIQYQSHQSAISARNSLQGRNIYDGCCQLDIQFSNLDELQVNYNNERSRDFTNPSLPSEQKGKSSHPGYGDPSIYPHAVGFAQLGNTAAIAAAFGGGLPPGISGTNERCTVLVSNLNADRIDEDKLFNLFSIYGNIIRIKLLRNKPDHALVQMGDGFQAELAVHFLKGAMLFGKRLEVNFSKHPNITTGADTHEYSNSNLNRFNRNAAKNYRYCCSPTKMIHISTLPQDVTEEELVNHLEEHGTIASTKLFEMNGKQQALVLFENEEQATEALVCKHATSLGGSTIRISFSQLQTI, encoded by the exons ATGGCAGAGCCCTCAAAAGTCATTCATGTTCGTAACGTGGGTCATGAAATTGCTGAG AGTGACTTGTTGCAGCTGTTCCAGCCATTTGGAGTTATCGCCAAACTTGTGATGCTTCGAGCCAAGAATCAG GCCCTCCTACAAATGCAAGATGTTCCTTCTGCAGTGAATGCATTGCAGTTCTACAGTAATGTCCAACCAAGCATAAG GGGCAGGAATGTTTATATCCAATTCTCATCACACCAGGAACTAACGATTATGGATCAAAGTCCGCAAGCACGTGGAGACGAG CCTAACCGAATCCTCTTAGTTACGATACATCACATGCTATATCCTATTACTGTGGAAGTGCTGCATCAAGTTTTTTCTCCCCATGGATTTGTAGAGAAGATCGTCACGTTTCAGAAGTCGGCTG GTTTTCAAGCTCTAATACAGTATCAATCACATCAAAGTGCTATCTCAGCTAGGAACTCTCTTCAG GGACGAAATATATATGACGGTTGCTGTCAGTTAGACATCCAGTTCTCAAA CCTTGACGAATTGCAAGTGAATTATAATAATGAGCGATCTAG GGATTTCACAAACCCTTCCTTGCCTTCGGAACAAAAGGGCAAATCCTCTCAT CCTGGATATGGAGATCCAAGCATATATCCCCATGCAG TGGGATTTGCACAG TTGGGCAATACTGCAGCAATTGCTGCTGCCTTTGGAGGTGGTCTCCCACCTGGTATAAGCGGTACAAATGAGCGGTGCACAGTTCTTGTATCTAATCTGAATGCTGAT AGAATAGATGAGGATAAGCTGTTTAATTTGTTCTCGATATATGGGAACATTATTAGAATCAAACTTCTCCGAAACAAACCAGATCATGCATTAGTACAGATGGGTGATGGTTTTCAGGCTGAACTGGCTGTTCATTTTTTGAAG GGGGCTATGCTGTTTGGAAAGCGCTTGGAGGTTAACTTTTCGAAGCATCCAAACATTACAACTGGAGCTGATACGCATGAGTACTCCAACTCAAATCTCAATCGTTTCAATCGAAATGCAGCCAAAAATTACAGGTATTGTTGCTCACCAACAAAAATGATCCACATCTCAACTCTCCCCCAGGATGTAACTGAAGAAGAACTAGTAAATCATTTGGAAGAGCATGGAACAATTGCTAGTACAAAACTGTTTGAGATGAATGGAAAGCAGCAGGCTCTTGTCCTTTTTGAAAATGAGGAGCAGGCTACAGAAGCTCTTGTGTGCAAGCATGCTACTTCCCTTGGTGGTTCAACCATTCGAATTTCCTTCTCTCAGTTGCAAACCATTTGA